Proteins encoded within one genomic window of Hahella chejuensis KCTC 2396:
- the ybeY gene encoding rRNA maturation RNase YbeY, with amino-acid sequence MSLDVDIQIASEEADLPSEEQLILWAQAALRETGDREVTIRIVDAEESRELNAQYRGKDKPTNVLSFPFENPPGLTLPLLGDLVICAPVVFNEAVEQQKTAAAHWAHMVIHGMLHLQGYDHIIDEEAEVMESLETELVTSLGFPPPYATNSSLAEG; translated from the coding sequence ATGAGTCTCGACGTCGATATCCAGATAGCCTCGGAAGAGGCTGACCTTCCAAGCGAAGAACAGCTGATTCTGTGGGCGCAGGCAGCCCTGCGCGAAACGGGCGACCGTGAGGTGACCATCCGTATCGTTGACGCGGAGGAAAGCCGGGAGCTGAACGCGCAGTATCGCGGCAAAGACAAGCCGACCAATGTCCTGTCCTTCCCTTTTGAAAACCCGCCAGGATTAACTTTACCCCTATTGGGGGACTTGGTTATTTGCGCGCCGGTAGTGTTCAACGAAGCCGTGGAACAGCAAAAAACCGCCGCCGCGCACTGGGCGCATATGGTCATTCATGGGATGCTGCATTTACAGGGATACGACCATATAATTGACGAGGAAGCAGAGGTTATGGAAAGTCTCGAAACAGAACTGGTGACCAGTCTGGGCTTTCCCCCTCCCTACGCCACCAACAGTTCGTTAGCTGAAGGGTAA